From a region of the Fischerella sp. JS2 genome:
- a CDS encoding glycosyltransferase family 2 protein, translated as MPANFWPENDSYKELDPLDSLLSELAVEEELEEETSPCVSHPSRFQGRRRKAALVLTMVWSSTIALHLVSWGYLFVLGLTTIIGLHVFVLVFTKPRRTHEQLEGDYPYVSVLVAAKNEEAVIGKLVKNLCSLEYPEEKYEVWIIDDNSSDRTPQFLAELAQKYDQLKIFQRSPGAGGGKSGALNQVLPLTKGEVLAVFDADAQVPPDILLRVVPLFERQKVGAVQVRKAIANAKENFWTKGQMAEMALDAYFQQGRTVVGGLGELRGNGQFVRREALKRCGGWNEETITDDLDLTFRLHLDNWDIENVFNPAVEEEGVVSAIALWHQRNRWAEGGYQRYLDYWDLILKNRMGSRKTWDLLVFLLSQYILPSAAVPDLLMAIARHRPPILSPMTGLTITMSMAGMFAGLVRIRKQKGLNLSSYFLLLLQTLRGTLYMLHWLIVISSTTARMSVRPKRLKWVKTVHTGSK; from the coding sequence ATGCCAGCGAATTTCTGGCCCGAAAACGATTCTTACAAAGAGCTTGATCCGCTTGACTCTTTGCTTTCTGAGCTAGCGGTGGAAGAGGAGTTAGAAGAAGAGACATCGCCTTGTGTGTCTCATCCGTCCCGGTTTCAAGGTCGCAGACGCAAAGCCGCTCTAGTTCTAACTATGGTCTGGAGTAGCACGATCGCGTTGCACCTAGTTTCTTGGGGTTATTTGTTCGTACTAGGACTGACTACTATCATCGGGCTTCATGTATTTGTGCTGGTGTTTACTAAACCCCGCCGTACTCATGAGCAATTAGAGGGTGATTACCCCTATGTTTCGGTGTTAGTGGCTGCGAAAAACGAGGAAGCTGTAATTGGCAAACTCGTCAAGAATCTTTGCAGTCTGGAATACCCAGAAGAAAAGTACGAAGTTTGGATTATTGATGATAACAGCAGCGATCGGACTCCGCAGTTTCTAGCAGAACTGGCCCAAAAATACGATCAATTAAAAATTTTTCAACGTTCACCAGGAGCAGGTGGTGGCAAATCCGGAGCTTTGAATCAGGTTTTACCACTAACTAAAGGTGAGGTTTTGGCGGTGTTTGATGCTGATGCTCAAGTTCCACCAGATATACTGCTACGAGTTGTACCCTTGTTTGAACGTCAAAAGGTGGGGGCGGTGCAAGTACGAAAAGCGATCGCCAACGCCAAAGAAAACTTTTGGACAAAGGGACAAATGGCAGAAATGGCATTAGATGCCTATTTCCAACAAGGGCGGACTGTTGTTGGTGGTTTGGGTGAACTACGGGGTAATGGTCAATTTGTCCGGCGAGAAGCACTCAAACGTTGCGGTGGCTGGAATGAAGAGACGATCACTGATGATTTGGATCTAACATTTCGTTTGCACCTAGACAACTGGGACATTGAAAATGTCTTTAACCCCGCAGTTGAAGAAGAGGGCGTAGTAAGTGCGATCGCTCTTTGGCATCAACGTAACCGTTGGGCAGAAGGCGGCTATCAACGCTATCTAGATTATTGGGATTTAATTCTCAAAAACCGCATGGGTAGCCGCAAAACCTGGGATTTGCTGGTTTTCCTGCTTAGCCAGTACATCCTACCCTCAGCAGCAGTACCAGATTTATTGATGGCGATCGCTCGGCATCGTCCACCGATCCTTAGCCCTATGACAGGCTTGACCATTACAATGTCGATGGCAGGTATGTTTGCTGGTCTGGTGCGGATTAGAAAACAAAAGGGGCTAAATTTGTCTAGTTATTTTCTGCTGCTGCTTCAGACTTTGCGTGGTACTCTTTATATGCTTCACTGGTTAATAGTAATCAGTAGCACCACCGCTCGCATGTCTGTGCGTCCTAAGCGTTTGAAATGGGTGAAAACTGTACATACAGGAAGTAAGTAA
- a CDS encoding radical SAM protein: MAPLVANYYLTYRCNARCHFCNIWALEPGKEADFETIKHNLQDLRRLGVKYVDFTGGEPLLRQDVGQIYTEAKRQGFYTSMTTNTILYPQKAKEIQGLVDFLNFSLDGADAETHDHSRGVKIFDNLVESVKIAKSLGEFPVLNHTVTAQNYERIDEVGELGKNLGVRVWLNPAFTAHEHYNSNKNPTPQMVAAIEATAKKYKNVGYNKAALAFIEAGGNDTKNPRCKAVDAVIAISPNDELLLPCYHFAQTGVPIQGRLYELYRESEEVENYRQSQGKLKVCEGCTVWCYLIPSFFMGVDKYWWLNQVTYASEFLARKRFLQRA; encoded by the coding sequence ATGGCACCACTGGTTGCAAACTACTACTTGACTTATCGTTGTAATGCTCGATGTCATTTTTGTAACATTTGGGCATTAGAACCTGGAAAAGAAGCGGATTTTGAGACAATTAAACATAATTTACAGGATTTACGCCGCCTGGGAGTCAAATATGTGGACTTTACAGGTGGTGAACCACTGCTGCGGCAAGATGTGGGGCAGATTTATACTGAGGCAAAACGCCAAGGTTTTTATACCAGCATGACCACAAATACAATCTTGTATCCGCAGAAAGCAAAAGAAATTCAGGGGTTAGTGGACTTTTTGAATTTCTCTTTGGATGGTGCGGATGCTGAGACTCATGATCACTCGCGCGGAGTGAAAATTTTTGACAACTTAGTCGAGTCGGTAAAAATTGCTAAGTCTTTAGGAGAATTCCCAGTACTCAATCATACCGTCACCGCCCAAAACTACGAACGTATTGATGAAGTGGGTGAACTGGGTAAAAATTTGGGCGTGCGCGTCTGGCTGAACCCAGCTTTCACAGCCCATGAACACTACAACTCCAATAAAAATCCCACCCCTCAAATGGTGGCGGCAATAGAAGCTACTGCCAAGAAATACAAAAATGTCGGGTACAATAAGGCTGCATTGGCTTTTATTGAAGCTGGGGGCAATGACACTAAAAATCCCCGCTGCAAAGCGGTAGATGCAGTCATTGCAATTTCTCCTAACGACGAGCTGTTGCTACCTTGTTATCACTTTGCCCAAACCGGAGTTCCCATCCAAGGGCGACTTTACGAACTTTATCGTGAGTCGGAGGAGGTAGAAAATTACCGCCAATCTCAAGGTAAGTTAAAAGTGTGTGAAGGATGTACAGTTTGGTGTTACTTAATACCCAGCTTCTTTATGGGTGTTGACAAATACTGGTGGTTAAATCAAGTGACCTATGCCAGCGAATTTCTGGCCCGAAAACGATTCTTACAAAGAGCTTGA